A DNA window from Ranitomeya imitator isolate aRanImi1 chromosome 2, aRanImi1.pri, whole genome shotgun sequence contains the following coding sequences:
- the LOC138666827 gene encoding putative olfactory receptor 1F12P — protein sequence MLNVTLVTSHDQAVSQRGQGVEGQKTGGYVINRRKRQKRNQLLDSLNICGGCLFVRKSPHVFKPKLLSMLITKVNTISFWGCIYQMYFFLAMACADVLLLAAMAYDRYLAICHPLHYVALMSLRQSAGLAMSAWIIGFLDPSGHAVLMSRLSFCASHVIDHFFCDIIPLLKISCSDTSEVELINFLEGSLITSSAFVLTLVSYIFIISTIMKIKSAEGRRKAFSTCSSHLTCVIIFYGTLICLYMRPTTSYTPKKDKFVSLLYGVIVPVLKSTLSRVLQYDLGG from the exons ATGCtgaatgtgacgctagtcacttctcatgacCAAGCCGTAAGTCAGAGGGGTCAAGGAGTCGAAGGTCAGAAGACAGGAggatacgtcataaacagaaggaagagacaaaagcgtaatcAG ctgctagacagcttgaatatatgtgggggttgcctgtttgttaggaaatccccacatgtattcaagcctaAACTTCTAAGCATGCTCATCACTAAGGTAAATACAATCTCATTTTGGGGTTGTATTTATCAGATGTATTTCTTTTTAGCCATGGCTTGTGCTGACGTCTTATTGCTGGCAGCCATGGCATATGACCGCTATTTGGCCATCTGTCACCCTCTGCATTATGTAGCTCTGATGAGTCTAAGACAATCCGCCGGTTTAGCAATGTCTGCGTGGATAATTGGATTTTTGGACCCCAGTGGTCATGCTGTACTTATGTCTAGGCTGTCTTTTTGTGCATCCCATGTTATTGACCACTTCTTCTGTGATATTATTCCACTGTTAAAAATTTCCTGCAGTGACACATCTGAGGTGGAGTTGATTAATTTCCTTGAAGGATCATTAATTACATCATCTGCCTTTGTGTTAACATTGGTTTCATATATATTCATTATTTCCACCATTATGAAGATAAAATCTGCAGAAGGTCGACgtaaagccttctccacctgctcCTCACACCTAACGTGTGTTATCATATTTTATGGGACATTGATCTGTTTGTACATGAGACCTACAACGAGTTATACCCCCAAAAAAGACAAGTTTGTTTCTCTTCTTTATGGGGTCATAGTTCCTGTACTAAAATCAACCCTTTCACGagttttgcaatatgacttaggaggaTAA